The following proteins are encoded in a genomic region of Pseudorca crassidens isolate mPseCra1 chromosome 5, mPseCra1.hap1, whole genome shotgun sequence:
- the ARL6 gene encoding ADP-ribosylation factor-like protein 6: MGLLDRLSGLLGLRKKEVHVLCLGLDNSGKTTIINKLKPSNAQSQDIVPTIGFSIEKFRSSSLSFTVFDMSGQGRYRNLWEHYYKEGQAIIFVIDSSDRLRMVVAKEELDTLLNHPDIKHRRIPILFFANKMDLRDAVTSVKVSQLLCLENIKDKPWHICASDAIKGEGLQEGVDWLQDQIQAVKT, encoded by the exons ATGGGATTGCTAGACAGACTTTCAGGCTTGCTTGGCCTGAGGAAGAAGGAGGTTCATGTTTTGTGCCTTGGGCTGGATAACAGTGGCAAAACAACAATCATTAATAAACTTAAACCTTCAAAC GCTCAATCTCAAGATATAGTTCCAACAATAGGATTCAGCATAGAGAAATTCAGATCGTCCAg tttgTCTTTTACAGTGTTTGATATGTCAGGTCAAGGAAGATACAGAAATCTCTGGGAACACTATTATAA AGAAGGACAAGCCATTATTTTTGTCATTGATAGTAGTGATAGATTAAGAATGGTTGTGGCCAAAGAAGAACTTGATACTCTTCTGAATCATCCAG ataTTAAGCACCGCCGAATACCAATTTTATTCTTTGCAAACAAAATGGATCTTAGAGATGCAGTGACATCTGTAAAAGTGTCTCAATTGCTGTGTTTAGAGAACATCAAAGATAAACCATGGCATATTTG TGCTAGTGATGCCATAAAAGGAGAAGGATTGCAAGAAGGTGTAGACTGGCTTCAAG